The following are from one region of the Rhodopirellula sp. P2 genome:
- a CDS encoding glycoside hydrolase family 5 protein — protein MAAQSPDNEKDSDGEKILFGENAITNIKITSQNAQIERAPNGSLKLTVPPSNGYPDVQFDATSKPLDLEAFDALEADVFNPGDQPVKVVLSTRNPGSQGRDGSSAAAATVPANSSGVIRVAFGSWHGQTDVPFDSAKVQSVSVMIEKPARESSIVIQRLRAVSESRLLEQLKTSAFFRSQTPFFGRGVNIGNTLEAPREGDWGPRLEAKHLDQIQQAGFDSIRVPVRWSTHASKTTPYRIDPQFMQRVQWVVDEALRRDLKVMINIHHYEGLYANPEQHHERFLELWRQIADAFAGAPDELVFEVLNEPHENLDAGKWNRLLTDTLPIIREKHPTRTIVVGPANFNSIDALQFLKLPEDRANLVATFHYYSPFQFTHQGASWLGEESKRWKGTTWTGTPEQQKAVRNDLDRALRWSVENEVPIYLGEFGAYQEADMESRNQWTRFVADEAIKRRIGIAYWEFYSGFGVYDPEQDEWRESLRDAILGN, from the coding sequence GTGGCCGCACAATCCCCGGACAATGAAAAGGACTCGGACGGCGAAAAGATTTTGTTCGGCGAGAATGCGATCACAAACATCAAGATCACCTCTCAAAACGCCCAGATCGAACGTGCTCCCAACGGCTCGCTGAAGCTGACGGTTCCGCCGAGCAACGGCTACCCGGATGTGCAGTTCGATGCCACCAGCAAACCACTCGACTTGGAAGCCTTTGACGCCTTGGAAGCCGATGTCTTCAATCCTGGGGACCAACCGGTCAAGGTCGTGTTGTCGACTCGCAACCCCGGATCACAAGGTCGCGACGGCAGCAGTGCCGCAGCGGCAACGGTGCCCGCGAATTCATCCGGGGTGATTCGAGTCGCGTTTGGCAGTTGGCACGGTCAAACGGATGTGCCTTTTGATTCCGCCAAAGTTCAGTCGGTGTCGGTCATGATCGAAAAACCCGCCCGGGAAAGTTCGATTGTGATCCAGCGTCTCCGCGCCGTCAGCGAGTCACGTTTGTTGGAACAACTCAAGACATCAGCATTCTTCCGAAGCCAAACGCCCTTCTTCGGACGCGGGGTCAACATTGGCAACACCTTGGAAGCTCCCCGCGAAGGCGATTGGGGACCTCGCTTGGAAGCCAAGCACTTGGATCAGATTCAACAGGCCGGGTTTGATTCCATTCGTGTCCCCGTTCGCTGGTCGACCCATGCATCCAAGACTACGCCGTACCGAATCGATCCCCAGTTCATGCAGCGGGTTCAGTGGGTCGTCGACGAAGCTCTTCGCCGGGATCTGAAAGTGATGATCAACATTCATCACTACGAGGGCTTGTACGCGAATCCGGAACAACATCACGAGCGGTTCCTGGAATTGTGGCGACAGATCGCGGATGCATTCGCAGGTGCACCGGATGAACTGGTGTTCGAAGTCCTCAACGAGCCTCACGAAAACTTGGATGCGGGCAAATGGAATCGTCTGTTGACGGACACCTTGCCGATCATTCGTGAGAAACATCCCACTCGGACCATCGTGGTTGGACCAGCGAACTTCAATTCGATTGATGCATTGCAGTTCCTGAAACTCCCCGAAGATCGCGCCAACTTGGTTGCGACCTTCCACTACTACTCCCCGTTTCAATTCACGCACCAAGGTGCCAGTTGGTTGGGCGAAGAATCCAAACGCTGGAAAGGCACGACCTGGACCGGGACCCCCGAGCAACAAAAGGCCGTTCGCAACGATCTCGATCGAGCCTTGCGCTGGAGCGTTGAAAACGAGGTCCCCATCTACCTCGGTGAGTTTGGCGCTTATCAAGAAGCCGACATGGAATCGCGAAATCAATGGACCCGTTTCGTCGCCGACGAAGCCATCAAGCGACGAATCGGAATCGCCTACTGGGAGTTCTACTCCGGGTTCGGAGTTTACGATCCCGAGCAAGACGAATGGCGAGAAAGCCTCCGCGACGCCATCCTCGGGAACTAA
- a CDS encoding alpha/beta hydrolase family protein has translation MSPRLFAFCLLLLRLATSTTAESPLPVDSNSILRTPTVTNGEPQPGKRVSVTPIEYAGTDVHHTVYLPNDWTADGESLPIIFEYTGNHYPASGSTGEVADAGLGFGLSAGQFIWVTLPFIGHDRQRNQITWWGDEEATVEYAKVNVPRILRQFSANPDRVFLCGFSRGAIAVNYIGLHDDEIANLWTAFVTHDHFDGVRAWKGTDWGSPLANYQSEASQRLKRVRDRPYLVCQNGSYATQEFVGDVLPNARNFTYLSVKTTEALGPFPNEFAKAVHNDRWLNRPSRYRSAAWDWMNQVLSDPTNLTSK, from the coding sequence ATGAGCCCTCGACTGTTCGCCTTCTGCTTGCTACTGCTTCGACTCGCGACTTCGACAACGGCCGAGTCACCATTGCCGGTCGATTCGAATTCGATTTTGCGAACTCCGACGGTCACAAACGGTGAACCTCAACCGGGGAAACGGGTTTCCGTCACGCCGATTGAATACGCTGGAACGGACGTCCATCACACGGTCTACCTTCCAAATGACTGGACCGCTGACGGCGAATCATTGCCGATCATTTTCGAATACACCGGCAATCACTATCCGGCATCGGGATCAACCGGCGAAGTGGCTGACGCGGGGTTGGGGTTTGGGTTGTCCGCAGGTCAATTCATTTGGGTGACGCTGCCATTCATCGGTCACGATCGTCAACGCAATCAAATCACTTGGTGGGGCGACGAGGAAGCGACGGTTGAATATGCGAAGGTCAACGTTCCTCGGATCCTCCGTCAATTTTCGGCGAATCCTGATCGTGTGTTTCTCTGCGGTTTTTCCCGTGGTGCCATCGCGGTGAACTACATCGGATTGCATGACGATGAAATCGCGAATCTTTGGACGGCGTTTGTCACCCATGACCACTTCGACGGTGTGCGTGCGTGGAAAGGGACGGATTGGGGCAGTCCCCTCGCAAACTATCAATCCGAGGCGAGCCAGCGACTCAAACGCGTGAGAGATCGCCCGTATTTGGTTTGCCAAAATGGTTCGTATGCCACCCAGGAATTTGTCGGTGACGTCCTCCCGAACGCACGAAATTTCACCTACCTGTCAGTCAAAACGACCGAAGCACTTGGCCCTTTCCCGAACGAATTCGCCAAGGCTGTGCACAACGATCGCTGGCTGAATCGCCCCAGTCGGTACCGCTCAGCAGCTTGGGATTGGATGAATCAGGTTCTGTCTGACCCAACCAACCTGACGTCGAAGTAG
- a CDS encoding dihydrodipicolinate synthase family protein: protein MSTSQPAIDASIFQGCIPALMTPCDADRKINFAGLVRKGKEMMSAGMRGVVYCGSMGDWPLLTDEQRQQGVRELTEAGVPVVVGTGAQNTSLAAAHASHAAEVGAAGLMVIPRVLSRATSPTAQRNHFAAILSAAPHVPAVIYNSPYYGFETKADLFFNLRAEFPNLVGFKEFGGAASLSYAGEHITHTSDDVLLMAGVDTQVYHGFVKCGATGAITGIGNCLPQEVLKYVELCEAAAKGNCEADQYARELSNALTVLSTFDEGPDLVLYYKYLLFLLGDKDYEFQLNASDSLAPSQARYAEKQLALFQTWWKNWSGKSYICS from the coding sequence ATGAGCACCAGCCAACCCGCCATCGACGCTTCTATCTTTCAGGGTTGCATTCCCGCCCTGATGACTCCTTGTGACGCCGATCGCAAAATTAACTTTGCCGGGCTGGTCCGCAAAGGCAAAGAAATGATGTCCGCGGGGATGAGGGGAGTCGTGTACTGCGGGTCGATGGGCGATTGGCCACTGCTGACGGACGAACAACGCCAGCAAGGTGTTCGGGAACTGACCGAGGCGGGCGTTCCCGTGGTGGTCGGAACCGGTGCCCAGAACACCTCGTTGGCTGCGGCGCATGCCAGCCATGCTGCGGAAGTCGGTGCGGCAGGATTGATGGTGATTCCACGGGTGCTTTCGCGAGCCACGTCGCCGACTGCACAACGAAATCACTTCGCGGCGATTCTGTCTGCGGCCCCCCATGTCCCCGCCGTGATTTACAACAGCCCATACTACGGTTTCGAAACCAAAGCGGACCTGTTCTTCAACTTGCGAGCCGAGTTTCCAAACTTGGTTGGGTTCAAAGAATTCGGCGGTGCCGCGTCGCTGTCCTACGCTGGAGAACACATCACTCACACCAGCGACGACGTGTTGTTGATGGCAGGTGTCGACACCCAGGTCTATCACGGATTCGTGAAGTGCGGCGCGACAGGTGCCATCACCGGCATTGGCAACTGTCTTCCTCAGGAAGTGCTGAAGTACGTTGAATTGTGTGAAGCCGCTGCCAAAGGCAATTGCGAAGCCGATCAGTACGCGCGTGAGTTGTCAAACGCACTGACCGTCCTCTCGACCTTCGACGAAGGCCCTGACTTGGTCCTGTACTACAAGTACCTGCTGTTCTTGTTGGGCGACAAGGACTACGAATTCCAACTCAATGCGTCGGACTCGCTGGCGCCCAGCCAAGCTCGATACGCCGAGAAACAACTGGCGCTCTTCCAAACTTGGTGGAAGAACTGGTCGGGCAAATCCTACATCTGTTCATGA
- a CDS encoding DUF1501 domain-containing protein has translation MLNLTSRAKTHTCNGATRRDFLQVGTLGALGFGLPQLLAAEAAGAAGENTDRKSCIMIFNLGAPSQMDTFDPKPNAPAEVRGPFHTISTRGDFELTEILPKHAEIADKFSIVRSCYHTAAAVHDAGWQMLQTGRQFTGGVNYPHAGAVVEYLQGRRTDLPAHVVLPETMGRGGGNLPNGQAGGFLGKAYDPFALMADPSKPTFKVPDLLPPASLPDVRIDRRRRMRDSIESHMARFEATESAKLFDANFEAAYRMMNSPEARLAFDLSKEPTAVRERYGMNRFGQCCLLARRLIEAGVRFVTINTFLTVFNEVTWDIHGSKPFTTIEGMKNIVAPMYDQAYSALITDLHDRGLLEDTMVCGLAEFGRTPKVNPAGGRDHWPQCFSCTFAGGGVVGGRAVGKSDPVGGVPADRPTNPGEIIATIFKAMDLDLHAELPGPGGRPFPLVDFGVREIKELFA, from the coding sequence ATGTTGAATCTGACTTCGCGTGCCAAGACGCACACATGCAACGGGGCGACCCGTCGCGACTTTTTGCAGGTCGGTACCCTCGGTGCGTTGGGCTTTGGGCTGCCGCAATTGTTGGCCGCAGAGGCCGCCGGAGCGGCTGGCGAGAACACCGACCGGAAATCGTGCATCATGATTTTCAACTTGGGCGCCCCCAGCCAAATGGACACCTTTGATCCCAAGCCGAACGCGCCGGCGGAAGTCCGCGGGCCGTTCCATACCATTTCGACTCGCGGCGATTTTGAGCTGACGGAGATTCTGCCCAAGCACGCTGAAATCGCGGACAAGTTCTCCATCGTTCGCTCGTGTTACCACACGGCCGCCGCGGTTCACGATGCGGGATGGCAGATGCTGCAAACCGGTCGTCAATTCACGGGCGGCGTGAACTACCCACATGCCGGGGCGGTGGTGGAGTACCTGCAAGGCCGCCGGACCGACTTGCCCGCGCACGTGGTGTTGCCAGAGACGATGGGCCGGGGCGGTGGGAACCTGCCCAACGGACAAGCTGGCGGTTTTCTCGGCAAGGCTTACGATCCCTTCGCGTTGATGGCGGATCCGAGCAAGCCGACGTTCAAGGTTCCTGATTTGTTGCCCCCGGCGTCGCTTCCGGACGTGCGCATCGATCGGCGGCGACGCATGCGGGATTCCATCGAGAGCCACATGGCCCGATTCGAAGCAACCGAATCGGCGAAGTTGTTTGATGCCAACTTCGAAGCTGCCTACCGGATGATGAACAGCCCCGAAGCTCGGCTGGCGTTCGATCTTTCCAAAGAACCCACTGCGGTTCGCGAACGATATGGCATGAATCGTTTCGGCCAATGTTGTTTGCTCGCGCGTCGTTTGATCGAAGCCGGTGTGCGGTTCGTCACCATCAACACGTTCCTGACGGTCTTCAACGAAGTCACCTGGGACATTCACGGCAGCAAGCCGTTCACGACCATCGAGGGCATGAAGAACATCGTGGCACCGATGTACGACCAAGCTTACTCGGCATTGATCACGGATCTGCACGACCGCGGGTTGCTGGAAGACACGATGGTTTGCGGACTGGCCGAATTCGGACGCACGCCCAAAGTCAATCCAGCGGGCGGTCGAGACCACTGGCCGCAGTGTTTCTCGTGCACCTTTGCCGGTGGCGGGGTGGTCGGCGGACGAGCGGTCGGCAAGTCCGATCCTGTCGGTGGCGTGCCCGCGGACCGTCCGACGAATCCCGGTGAGATCATCGCGACAATCTTCAAAGCCATGGATTTGGACCTGCACGCGGAATTGCCTGGCCCCGGTGGCCGCCCGTTCCCTCTGGTTGACTTTGGCGTCCGAGAAATCAAGGAGCTGTTCGCGTGA
- a CDS encoding GxxExxY protein, giving the protein MTRDELTEKIIGAAIEVHRLLGPGLLESIYEEALCHELQLRGISCERQKQIDVVYKGHVIKGQKLDILVESEVVVELKAVAKLPDVATAQTLSYLKSTRLKRGLLINFSQPKLIDGVRRLSL; this is encoded by the coding sequence ATGACGAGAGACGAACTGACAGAAAAGATCATTGGGGCGGCGATCGAAGTGCATCGCCTTCTGGGTCCTGGACTTTTGGAGTCCATTTACGAAGAAGCCTTGTGTCATGAACTGCAATTGCGAGGCATCAGCTGCGAACGTCAAAAACAAATCGACGTGGTCTACAAGGGACACGTCATCAAGGGGCAAAAGCTCGACATTCTGGTCGAGAGCGAGGTCGTCGTCGAACTGAAAGCGGTTGCCAAACTTCCTGATGTCGCAACCGCACAAACGCTTTCCTATCTCAAATCAACGCGATTGAAACGCGGTTTGTTGATCAATTTCAGTCAGCCCAAGCTCATTGACGGAGTCCGACGGCTCTCTCTGTGA
- a CDS encoding NAD(P)/FAD-dependent oxidoreductase: MNANSSSESVTVVGSGVVGIACAHYLAEAGLDVTVIDRGSIAAECSHANCGYICPSHALPLTEPGAFSVALKSVFNPRSPFRVKPQFSPALWKWMLQFAKRCTHQQMLAAGKPLQAILEASMSEYHSLMERLKLDCEWKEAGLLYVLQTERGMETFAKTDRLVSEEFGIPATRIDGINLPKFDSGLKEGLAGAFLYPNDTSVRPDKLNSQWAANLQRRGVRFVENCELKSIRKEAGQIVAIETNQGDFNSNHFVFAMGAWSTKWETELQCSVPVQPGKGYSVTLSKPDHSPHHAILFPEHKVGVSPFDEGLRLGSMMEFSGYDTSIPEHRIQQLRDSARPYLVASVDGPAQSQWYGWRPMTWDSLPIIGALPQLKNGLLATGHNMLGLSLAPATGRLIAEMVTGKEPHLDPAPYSPSRF, encoded by the coding sequence ATGAACGCCAACTCATCGTCCGAGTCCGTCACCGTTGTTGGGTCGGGCGTTGTCGGAATCGCTTGCGCTCATTATTTGGCAGAGGCCGGACTCGATGTCACCGTCATCGATCGCGGCTCCATCGCCGCAGAGTGCTCTCATGCGAACTGCGGGTACATCTGTCCCAGCCATGCGTTGCCGCTGACAGAACCGGGTGCCTTCTCGGTCGCCCTGAAATCGGTGTTCAACCCTCGGTCTCCGTTTCGAGTCAAACCGCAATTCAGTCCGGCACTCTGGAAGTGGATGCTACAATTTGCCAAACGTTGCACGCACCAACAAATGTTGGCCGCGGGCAAACCGCTGCAAGCCATCCTGGAAGCTTCGATGAGCGAATACCACTCGCTGATGGAACGATTGAAGCTGGATTGTGAATGGAAAGAAGCGGGTTTGCTGTACGTCCTGCAAACCGAACGCGGCATGGAGACATTCGCGAAAACGGATCGGTTGGTCTCCGAAGAGTTTGGGATCCCCGCCACTCGCATTGATGGGATCAACCTGCCGAAATTTGATTCCGGTTTGAAAGAGGGATTGGCCGGTGCGTTTTTGTATCCCAATGACACCTCCGTGCGTCCCGACAAACTGAACTCTCAGTGGGCGGCGAATCTACAAAGACGAGGCGTTCGGTTCGTCGAGAACTGCGAACTGAAGTCGATCCGCAAAGAAGCAGGCCAGATCGTCGCCATCGAAACCAACCAAGGCGACTTCAACAGCAACCACTTCGTTTTCGCGATGGGAGCCTGGAGCACCAAATGGGAAACGGAACTGCAATGCTCCGTCCCGGTCCAACCGGGGAAGGGCTACTCGGTCACGCTTTCGAAACCCGATCACTCGCCCCATCACGCCATTTTGTTCCCCGAACACAAGGTCGGTGTATCGCCATTCGACGAAGGGTTACGCCTCGGATCGATGATGGAATTTTCGGGCTACGACACTTCGATTCCTGAACACCGAATCCAGCAACTTCGCGATTCGGCTCGGCCCTACTTGGTCGCGTCTGTTGACGGACCGGCTCAATCGCAGTGGTATGGATGGCGACCGATGACCTGGGACAGTTTGCCGATCATCGGGGCACTCCCGCAACTCAAGAACGGTTTGCTGGCAACGGGACACAACATGCTCGGGCTCAGTCTTGCACCGGCAACGGGGCGTTTGATTGCCGAGATGGTCACCGGGAAAGAACCACACTTGGACCCAGCTCCCTATTCGCCGAGCAGGTTTTAA
- a CDS encoding DUF3565 domain-containing protein, with the protein MQQPIVAYLTDEENHWVARLACGHNQHVRHDPPWMNRPWVTTPQGRDSMLGHHLECKKCDEHAPPDGIPTQPLER; encoded by the coding sequence ATGCAACAACCCATCGTCGCGTACCTCACGGACGAAGAAAACCACTGGGTCGCACGTCTTGCGTGCGGACACAATCAACACGTCCGCCACGACCCGCCATGGATGAATCGCCCCTGGGTCACCACCCCCCAAGGCCGCGACTCAATGCTCGGCCACCACCTGGAGTGCAAAAAATGCGACGAGCACGCCCCTCCGGATGGCATCCCCACTCAGCCTCTTGAACGCTAA
- a CDS encoding glycosyltransferase family 25 protein, protein MTMEIERAVVINLDRDSKRLQRFYQALPVDWPFPKPERFSALDGSRIPGPPWWVAGNAAWGCFRSHQFVIEQAINDQVQSLLVMEDDAFCHPEFSGLFQRFATELPTDWQWVYLGGQHIQRERGLPIPITEHVYRPYNVHRSHAYALRGTTAMQRVVAHLHDRDSWGEKHHIDHRFGEMHATLETGLYCPDRWLIGQEAGYSNIKRKHLEASFFPDARSFYDLPIDRPVVVVIGIDRRHRLIVAAILHRLGISFGNAPPPGSIDQAPESYCAPGLDTVCNHLVVDPAWHLANDDAFRICHLKMWADRRLKSANPMMPIGATQPKLALMHREIRSAWPHAILIVVNAENPRPPVGLDAVHHARAVSAIGHLQQEANCHRVNGEDFKRPDQLVHQLTEMVAADINASDIATAKQLANELCRQVETGGQE, encoded by the coding sequence ATGACGATGGAAATCGAGCGTGCTGTGGTGATCAATCTCGATCGCGACTCCAAGCGACTGCAACGTTTCTATCAGGCTTTGCCGGTCGATTGGCCCTTTCCCAAACCAGAGCGGTTCTCGGCATTGGATGGCTCTCGAATTCCAGGGCCGCCATGGTGGGTTGCGGGGAATGCCGCCTGGGGCTGTTTTCGCTCCCATCAGTTCGTGATCGAGCAAGCCATCAACGATCAGGTCCAGTCATTGCTCGTGATGGAAGACGACGCGTTTTGTCATCCCGAGTTCAGTGGACTCTTTCAACGGTTCGCAACGGAACTCCCAACCGATTGGCAGTGGGTTTACTTGGGCGGGCAACACATCCAAAGAGAGCGAGGTCTGCCGATCCCGATCACCGAGCATGTCTACAGGCCGTACAATGTGCATCGTAGCCACGCGTATGCGTTACGCGGTACCACCGCCATGCAAAGGGTGGTCGCTCATTTGCATGACCGTGATTCATGGGGCGAGAAACACCACATTGACCATCGTTTCGGCGAGATGCACGCAACGCTTGAGACGGGGCTGTATTGTCCCGATCGCTGGCTCATCGGACAGGAAGCGGGCTACAGCAACATCAAACGAAAGCATCTCGAAGCCAGCTTCTTTCCCGATGCACGATCGTTCTACGACCTGCCAATCGATCGGCCCGTCGTCGTGGTGATTGGAATTGATCGGAGGCACCGACTGATTGTCGCCGCCATCCTGCATCGTTTGGGCATTTCATTTGGGAATGCACCGCCACCGGGATCAATCGACCAAGCACCGGAATCCTACTGTGCGCCGGGGCTCGATACCGTTTGCAACCACTTGGTCGTTGATCCGGCGTGGCATCTTGCCAATGATGACGCGTTCCGTATTTGCCATTTGAAAATGTGGGCTGACCGGCGTTTGAAGTCCGCCAATCCAATGATGCCAATCGGTGCGACACAACCGAAACTCGCCTTGATGCATCGGGAGATTCGATCCGCGTGGCCGCACGCGATCTTGATCGTGGTCAACGCTGAAAACCCGAGACCACCGGTTGGGCTGGATGCCGTTCACCATGCTCGAGCAGTATCCGCCATTGGCCACCTTCAGCAAGAGGCGAATTGCCATCGTGTCAACGGGGAAGATTTCAAACGCCCCGATCAATTGGTCCACCAACTGACGGAGATGGTTGCGGCCGACATCAACGCATCGGATATCGCGACCGCGAAACAACTTGCCAACGAACTTTGCCGGCAGGTCGAAACAGGTGGGCAGGAATGA
- a CDS encoding AraC family transcriptional regulator, producing MTSSPLPDPLFELLAEPFTAERLFDGLHDTVYFIKNADGHYVVVNETLVQRCGLKQKSQLIGRTSEQILRAPFGANFTAQDKAVLQSGKPLEAQLELHLYASRDVGWCLTNKYPLRGRDGNSVGVVGISRDLGRPNKSSDDYQSVAKALAFAERHRDKPTSVTEMAEVANLSRFQLDRRMRIAFGLNTGQWLVKQRIDFACQHLESTQQPIVQVAQNAGYADQSAFTRQFRRATGLSPSQYRKAKQDNEL from the coding sequence ATGACGTCCAGCCCCTTGCCTGACCCGTTGTTCGAACTGCTCGCCGAACCGTTCACGGCGGAGCGTTTGTTCGATGGGCTGCACGACACGGTGTATTTCATCAAGAACGCCGACGGGCACTATGTCGTCGTCAACGAAACGTTGGTGCAGCGTTGTGGTTTGAAGCAAAAGTCACAGTTGATCGGCCGGACGTCCGAGCAGATCTTGCGGGCACCGTTCGGAGCCAATTTCACGGCGCAAGACAAAGCCGTTTTGCAATCTGGCAAACCACTCGAGGCCCAGTTGGAATTGCACCTGTACGCGTCACGAGACGTGGGGTGGTGTTTGACGAACAAGTATCCCTTGCGCGGTCGAGATGGGAACTCGGTGGGGGTGGTTGGGATCTCTCGAGATTTGGGCCGGCCGAACAAATCCAGTGACGACTATCAGAGTGTTGCCAAAGCCTTGGCGTTCGCGGAACGGCATCGCGACAAACCGACCAGTGTCACTGAAATGGCCGAGGTTGCGAACCTTTCGCGATTTCAACTGGACCGCCGGATGCGAATCGCGTTTGGGCTCAACACCGGACAATGGTTGGTGAAGCAACGCATTGATTTCGCGTGCCAGCATCTCGAGTCCACGCAGCAACCCATTGTGCAAGTCGCGCAGAATGCGGGCTACGCCGACCAAAGTGCGTTCACTCGACAATTTCGGCGAGCGACGGGACTCTCACCCAGCCAGTATCGCAAAGCCAAGCAAGACAACGAGCTCTGA
- a CDS encoding metallophosphoesterase — translation MNRSTIVLPFILCLLGTPLLQADEPGEVASNRFQQARSRTFQAFDSQTEQTWDKPYFFMQLADPQYGMFTGNQGLDQEKVLVEQAVEHINRLQPKFVIVCGDLTNATPNQARYEAQVSQYQQDFSQIDPKIPLVCVCGNHDVGNRPTAESIARYTHHFGDDYFSFWVGGVFHIVLNSSLLKDPSGAPEQLQQQQNWLERQLQHPRVKDAKHIFVFLHHPLFLERADEPDQYFNIPLERRTPLIALLKKAQVRAIFAGHYHRNAYGRAGEMEMITTGPVGRPLGKDPSGLRIVQVQETSIQHNYHALDTVPAAID, via the coding sequence ATGAATCGATCCACCATTGTCTTGCCGTTCATTTTGTGTTTGCTTGGAACGCCACTTCTTCAGGCCGACGAACCGGGAGAAGTCGCTTCGAATCGGTTTCAACAAGCCCGCTCACGCACCTTCCAAGCGTTTGATTCGCAAACCGAACAAACGTGGGACAAGCCCTACTTTTTCATGCAGCTTGCCGATCCTCAGTACGGCATGTTCACCGGCAACCAAGGGCTGGACCAAGAAAAAGTGCTCGTTGAGCAAGCGGTCGAACATATCAATCGCCTTCAACCAAAGTTCGTGATCGTTTGCGGGGACCTCACCAATGCCACCCCCAACCAAGCCCGCTACGAAGCTCAAGTCAGCCAGTATCAGCAAGATTTTTCTCAGATCGATCCCAAGATCCCATTGGTTTGCGTCTGCGGAAACCATGATGTCGGGAATCGCCCCACGGCGGAATCCATTGCTCGCTACACCCACCATTTCGGCGACGACTACTTTTCGTTTTGGGTCGGCGGCGTCTTCCACATCGTTCTCAATTCAAGTCTGCTGAAAGATCCCAGTGGTGCTCCAGAGCAACTGCAACAACAGCAGAACTGGTTGGAGCGACAACTCCAGCATCCTAGGGTGAAGGACGCCAAACACATTTTCGTGTTCCTGCATCATCCGCTGTTCTTGGAACGAGCAGACGAACCAGATCAGTACTTCAACATCCCCTTGGAGCGACGCACGCCGTTGATTGCCCTGCTGAAAAAAGCCCAAGTGCGAGCCATCTTTGCGGGACACTACCATCGCAACGCGTACGGGCGAGCCGGTGAGATGGAAATGATCACCACCGGTCCGGTCGGCCGACCGCTCGGAAAGGATCCTTCCGGTTTACGAATCGTCCAAGTTCAAGAAACGAGCATTCAACACAACTACCACGCGTTGGACACCGTCCCCGCCGCCATCGACTGA